The sequence below is a genomic window from Thermus hydrothermalis.
CCGGCAAAGGGGCATCCGGGTCACCCACACCCCGGACGTCCTCACCGAGGCCACCGCCGACCTCACCCTCGCCCTCCTCCTCGCCGTGGCCCGGCGGGTGGTGGAGGGGGTGGACTACGCCCGGGAGGGCCGGTGGCGGGCCTGGCACCCCGAGCTCCTCCTGGGCCTGGACCTCGAGGGCCTCACCCTGGGCCTGGTGGGGATGGGCCGCATCGGCCAGGCGGTGGCCAAGAGGGCCCTGGCCTTCGGGATGCGGGTGGTCTACACGAGCCGCACCCCAAAGCCCCTCCCCCACCCCTTCCTTCCCCTGGAAGACCTCCTCGCCACCGCGGACATCGTCTCCCTCCATGCCCCCCTTACCCCGGAAACCCACCGCCTCCTCAACCGGGAAAGGCTTTTCGCCATGAAGCCCGGGAGCATCCTGATCAACACCGCCCGGGGGGGCCTGGTGGACACGGAGGCCCTGGTGGAGGCCCTAAAGGGCCACCTTTTCGGGGCGGGGCTGGACGTCACCGACCCCGAGCCCCTGCCCCCTGGCCACCCCCTCTACGCCCTCAAAAACGCCGTCATCACCCCCCACATCGGCTCGGCGGGCAGGCGCACAAGGGAGCGCATGGCCGAGGTGGCGGTGGAAAACCTGCTTTCGGTCCTGGAAGGCCGCAAGCCGCCAAACCCGGTAGTATGAGCCCCATGAGCCTCCTCATCGGTTTCCTGGGCGGGGCGTTTGGGGGCTTGGTGGGCCTTGGGGGCGGCACGGTGATGATCCCCCTCATGGTGGGCGTCCTCAGGCTTTCCCAACACAAGGCCCACGGCACGAGCCTCGTGGCCGTCTTCTTCACCGGGCTGGTGGGGGCCTTCACCTATGGCCTCCAGGGCTCCTTGGACCTCAAAGCCGCCTTTTTCCTGGCCCTCACCGCCATCCTCACCGCCCGCCTGGGGGCCCGCTACGCCCACGGCCTCCCGGAGAGGGAGCTCAAGCGGGCCTTCGGTTGGTTTTTGGTGGCCGTGAGCTTCCTCCTTCTCCTCAGGCCCTACCTGGCCCCCATGGGCCTGGTGCGGGGCGAGGTCTTGGAGGACCTCACCCTCCTCCTGGCGGGGGCCCTCACCGGCTTCCTCTCGGGAATGATGGGGGTGGGCGGGGGGACCATCATGGTGCCGGCCATGGTCCTCCTCCTGGGCATGCCCCAGCACACCGCCCAAGGGACGAGCCTCCTCGCCATGGTGCCGGCAAGCCTGGTGGGGGCCTACACCCACCTGCGCCTGGGGAACGTAGAGGAGAAGCTCGCCCTGGGCCTCGTGCCCGGGGTTTTGGTGGGGACCTTCTTTGGGGGGGAGCTCGCCCACTTCCTGCCCGAAGGGGCCTTGCGGGTGGTCTTCGCCGCCGTCCTCCTCTGGACGGGGTGGCGGTACGTTCGCCCCTCGGGGGGGCGAAAGTAACCTTTTGCACTATTCGCCACGCTCAAGCCCTTTCACAATAAGGGGTGAAAGGAGGTGGGCAACCATGACGCGCTGGCAGGACTGGGCCAATCTCGTCCTGGGCGTATGGCTCATCCTCTCGCCGTGGCTTCTCGGCTTTAGCGGTACCCCTGCGGCCATGTGGAACGCCGTCATCGTGGGGGTGGTGGTGGGGCTTATGGCCCTCATGCACCTGAGGGGCGGCCCCCTGTGGGAGGAGTGGGTTAACGTCCTCTTGGGCGTTTGGCTCATCCTCTCCCCCTGGATCCTGGGGTTTAGCGGGGAGGCCAACGCCCTGTGGAACGCCCTCATCGTGGGCGTCCTGGTGGGGGCCTTGGCCTTAAGCGTCACCCGGGAAAAGCCCAAGGCGGCTTAAGAACTACCCCCCTTCCCGCCCAGGACCTCCTGGGCGGGTTTCCCTTGCGCCCAAAAGGCCCAAGGTGTAAGGTGGGGGTGGCCTTTAAACCGGTCCAGCGAGGCCGGAAAGGGGGAAACATGAAGCGCAAAGGGCTAGCGGCAAAAGGAAAACGGCGCGGGGGGTTTCGCCCCCGCTTTTTTAGGGGGGTAGGCCGTGCGCTTTAAGGCGGAACTGATGAACGCCGAGGAGATGCGCCGGGCCCTTTACCGCATCGCCCACGAGATCGTGGAGGCCAACAAGGGCGTGGAGGGCCTGGTCCTCATCGGCATCCACACCAGGGGTATCCCCTTGGCGGAACGCATCGCCCGGTACATCCTCGGGTTTGAGGGGAAGGAGGTGCCCGTGGGCACCCTGGACATCACCCTCTACCGGGACGACCTCACGGAGATCGGGGTGAGGCCCAAGGTGCGGGAAACCCGCATCCCCTTTGACCTCACGGGCAAGGCGGTGGTCCTGGTGGACGATGTCCTCTACACGGGCCGCACCGCCCGGGCCGCCCTTGACGCCCTCATGGACCTGGGCCGTCCCAAGCGCATCTACCTGGCGGTGCTCGTGGACCGGGGCCACCGGGAGCTTCCCATCCGGGCGGACTTCGTGGGCAAAAACGTCCCCACCGCCAAAAGCGAGGTGGTGAAGGTGAAGGTCCAGGAGGTGGACGGGGAGGACCGGGTGGAGCTTTGGGAAAGGGAGGGCCTATGAGGCACCTCCTGGACTTCCAAGGCTGGACCCGGGCCCAGGTGGAAAGCCTCCTGGACACCGCCAAGGTGATGCGGGAGGTTTTGGAGAGGCCGGTGAAAAAGGTGCCCGCCCTCCAGGGCTTCACCGTGGCCACCGTCTTCTTTGAGCCCTCCACCCGGACCCGGATCTCCTTTGAGCTGGCGGCCCGGCGCATGTCGGCGGACGTGGTCTCCTTCACCGCCGCCACCAGCAGCCTGCAGAAGGGGGAGAGCTACAAGGACACCCTCCTCACCCTCGAGGCCATGGGGATAGACGCCTACGTCATCCGCGCCGACGCCGCCGGGGTACCCCACCAGGCCACCCGCTGGGTGAAGGGGGCGGTCATCAACGGGGGGGACGGGCGCCGGGCCCACCCCACCCAGGCCCTCCTGGACGCCTACACCCTCCTGGAGGCTTTGGGCACCTTGGAGGGGAAGAAGGTGGCCATCGTGGGGGACATCCTCCACTCCCGGGTCGCCCGCTCCAACGCCGAGCTCCTTTCCCTCCTGGGGGCAGAGGTGTGGTGCGCCGGGCCCCCAAGCCTCCTGCCCGAGGCCCTGCCCGGGGCGAGGCTCACCCCTAGCCTGGAGGAAGCCCTGAGGGAGGCGGACGCCGTCATGGTGCTTCGGCTCCAGAAAGAGCGCATGGAAACGGGCTTGGTTCACCTGGACGACTACATCGCCCGCTACCAGGTGACGGAAAGGAGGCTAGGCCTGGCGAAGCCCCAGGCCCCCCTCCTCCACCCGGGCCCCATGAACCGGGACGTGGAGCTGGAGGGGGCCTTGGCGGACTCGGAAAGGAGCCTGGTGAACCGGCAGGTGCAAAACGGCGTGGCGGTGCGCATGGCGGTGCTCTACCACCTCCTGGTGGGAAGGGAGGGGGCATGATCCTCATCAAGAACGTGCGGCTTGTGGACGCCCGTGGGGAGCGGGGCCCTGCGGACGTCCTCATCGGGGAAGGCCGGATCCTCTCCCTGGAGGGCGGGGAGGCCGAGCGGGTCATTGACGGGACGGGCCTCTTCCTGGCCCCCGGGTTTTTGGACCTCCACGCCCACCTTCGCGAGCCGGGGGAGGAGGTGAAGGAAGAGCTCGCCACGGGGCTCTTGGCGGCGGTCCGGGGCGGGTACACCGACGTGGTGAGCATGCCCAACACCAAGCCCCCCGTGGACGCCCCGGAGGCGGTGCGGGCCCTGAAGGAGAAGGCGGAAGCCCTGGGCCTCGCCCGGCTCCACCCCGCCGCCGCCCTCACCCTGGGGCAGGAGGGGAAGCACCTCGCCCCGGCGGGCCTCCTTAAGGCGGCGGGGGCCGCCCTCCTCACGGACGATGGCCGCACCAACGAGGACGCAGGGGTCCTGGCCCTAGGGCTCCTCCAGGCCGCTCCCTTGGGCCTTCCCGTGGCGGTGCATGCGGAGGACGCCACCTTGCGCCGGGGCGGGGTGATGAACGACGGGGCGCTTGCGGACCTTTTGGGCCTTCCCGGAAACCCCCCGGAAGCCGAGGCGGCCCGGATCGCCCGGGACCTCGAGGTCCTCCGCTACGCCCTAAGGCGAGGCCAGGCCAGGCCCCACCTCCACATCCAGCACCTCTCCACCCGGCGGGGGCTTGAGCTCGTCCGGGAGGCCAAGCGGGCCGGGCTTCCCGTGACCGCCGAGGCCACCCCCCACCACCTCACCCTCACGGAGGAGGCCCTAAAGGGCTTTGACCCCCTCTTCAAGGTGGCCCCGCCCCTCCGGACCAAGGAGGACCAGGAGGCCCTTCTGGAGGGGCTTCTGGACGGCACCCTGGACGCCATCGCCACGGACCACGCCCCCCACACCCCGGCGGAGAAGGAGATGGACCTCCTGAGGGCTCCCTTTGGCATCCCGAGCCTCGAGGTGGCCTTCCCCCTCCTCTACACCGAGCTCCACCTCAAGCGGGGCTTCCCCCTCCCCCGGCTGGTGGCCCTCTTCACGGACGGGCCAAGGAGGGTTCTGGGCCTAAAGCCCCTCCACCTGGAGGCGGGAGCGGAGGCGAGCCTTGTCCTCCTCTCCCCCAAAGAAAAGCCCGTGGACCCCAAGGCCTTCGCCTCCAAGGCCCGCTTCTCCCCTTGGGCGGGGTGGGTCCTCGGGGGGTGGCCCGTCCTCACCCTGGTGGCGGGAAGGGTGGCCCACGAGGCGCTAGAATGAAGGGGTGCTGAGGAAGCTTTTGGAGGCGGACGCCATCGGCCTCCGGCTGGAATGGGTGGGTGGGCTTCCCCTTTGGGAGGCCCAGCCCACTTACCGCCACCAAAAGGCCGTGGACCGGATCCGCCAAAGCATTCGTCCCAAGGAGGGCTCGCCCTGCCCTTGTATCCACGTGGCCGACGTCTACGTGCGCTTTCCCGATGGCTCCTACAAGCGGCCAGACATCGCCCTTTTCTGCCGGGAGCCCGAGGAGTTGGACGAGGCCATCACCCTTCTCCCCGAGGCGGTGCGCCGGGGTTACGAGGCCAAGGACCTGGAGATCGGCCCCCGCTTCTACCTTTCAATGGGTCAAGGACGTGGTGGTCTTTGACCCCTATACCCTCCTCGTCCTCCACCTGCGCCAGGACGGGGCTTTCCGCTACGTTTCCCCCGTGGAGCTGGCGTTGCGCTGCGGCTGCGTCCTCACCGTCTGAAGCTCTCCCAAAGCTTTAAGCCCTTCCGCCTCCATGAGGGAAAGGAGCCCCTTTAGAAGCCGTCTCGGGAAAAGGGGCCCACCGTACACGAAGCCCGTGTAGACCTGAAGGAGGCTTGCCCCCGCCCGAAGCCTTTCCCAGGCGTCCTCGGGGGTTTCTATCCCCCCCACGCTCACGAGGGTTAAGCCCGGGACCTGGGCCAGGTGCTTGAGCACCTCCAGGGCCCGCCCCTTAAGGGGCCTCCCCGAAAGCCCTCCCGCCTCCCGGGCAAGGGGGCTTCGGAGCCCTTCCCGGCTTAGGGTGGTGTTCACCGCCACCAATCCCTCCAAGCGGTGCTTTAGGGCCAGAGCCGCCACCTGGTCCAAGGCCGCAAAGGAAAGGTCCAGGGCCACCTTGAGGAGGAGGGGCTTGGCCGTGGCGGGGCGGAGGCGGGAGAGGAGCTCGTCCAAGAAGGGGCCCTCCTGCAGGGTGCGCAGGCCCGGGGTGTTGGGGGAACTCACGTTGAGCACGAAGTAGTCCCCGTGGGGCTCCAAGAGGCGAAGGGCCTCCAGGTAGTCCTCCGCCGCCCTTCCCAGGGGGGTTTCCCGGTTCTTCCCCAGGTTCACCCCCACCGGGAAAGGAAGCCCCCGCGCCCGGAAGGCCTCTAGCCGCTTGGCCGCCTCTAAAGCCCCCTGGTTGTTGAAGCCCATGCGGTTGATGAGGGCGTGGTCCTCGAGGAGGCGGAAAAGCCTCGGCCTTGGGTTTCCCTCCTGGGGCCTTGGGGTGAGGGTCCCCACCTCGGCGAAGCCAAAGCCCAAGGCCCACCAGGCTCCCAGGGCGCGAGCGTCCTTGTCCATGCCCGCCGCCAGGCCCAAGGGGTTCGGAAAGGTGAGGCCCAGGGCCTCCACCGTAAGCCTCGGGTCCTCCACCCGAAGAAGCCTCGCCGGCGCCTCCAAAAGGGGCCCCCTTTCCGACCACCAGGCGAGGGCCTTCAGGGCAACCTCGTGGGCCGTTTCCGGGTCCAGGGCGAAGAGGAGGCGGTGCATCCTTTCCATTCTCCGGTAGAATGGCCCCGTGCGGAAGACGCGCTTTTCCCTTCTCATCCTGGCTACCCTCCTCGCCGCCTGTAGCTACACCTTCACCGTGGACCTGGGCTCCACAAAACTCAACCTAGACGGCCTCCCTCCCACAAACCCCTTTGGGGAGCCCTACGTGGTCTACCCCACAACGCCCCTCACCCTAACCCCCCCTCCCTTGGATGCGGTGCGGGCCCTGGAGGTGAAAGGGATAGCCAGGGCTAACCTGGCCCTAAAGGCGCGTGTCCTCGTCTACGCCCGCGCCCAAGAACCCGGATCCGAATGCTACGCCACGAGCCAGTTTGTTCTTTGCCCCGCCAGCAAGGCCGGGGAGAGGGTGGGAACCCTGGACTTCGGAGGTCGGGCAGAAACCCCCTTTACCCTCGCGGGGGATACCCTGCTCCAGGGCCTACGCCATGGGCGACTCTGGTTGGGCGTGGCCGTGGAGGGCAACGTGCCGCCCGGCCTTGGTGAAATCCGTTTGGAGGAGATGAAGGCCCACGTCACCGTGGGACTCTAGGCCTCCTTTGTGCCCTCGGGCGCTAAAGCGCCCGCCCCCTGCCTTATCATGGAAGGCAGATGAAGGACGTCTTGCGCCTGGAACTTCCCGTTCTCCCCTTGAGGAACACCGTAATCCTCCCCCACACCACCACCGGGGTGGACGTGGGCCGCCCCAAGAGCAAGAAGGCGGTGGAGGAGGCCTTGGCCGCTGACCGCCTCATCTTCCTGGTGGCCCAGAAGGACCCGGAGGTGGACGACCCCACGCCCGAAGACCTCTACGGGGTGGGCACCTTGGCGGTGGTCAAGCAGGCCATGCGCCTCCCCGACGGCACCCTGCAGGTGATGGTGGAGGCCCGGAACCGGGTGCGCCTCCAAGGGTTCGTGGCCGCCCCCTACCTCAGGGCCTTGGGCGAGGTGCTCCCCGAGCCCCCCTTGGCGGACCCTGGGCTCGCCCGCGTTTTGGTGAACGAGGTCCAGGAGGCCTTTGAGCGCTACCTGCAAAACCACAAGACCCTGCGCCTGGACCGCTACCAGCAGGAGGCCATCAGGAGCACCCTGGACCCTGCTATCCTGGCGGACCTGGTAGCCCACCACGCCACCTGGTCCCTCGAGGAGAAGCAGGACCTCCTGGAAACCCCGGAGGTGGAAGAGCGCCTGAAGAAGGTCCTGGCCCTTCTCCTGCGCGACCTGGAGCGCTTTGAGCTGGACAAAAAGATCGCCGCCCGGGTCAAGGAACAGATGGACCAGAACCAGCGGGAGTACTACCTCCGGGAGCAGATGAAGGCCATCCAGAAGGAGCTCGGGGGCGGGGAGGACTTCCTAACCGAGATTGAAGAGCTCCGGGAGCGCATTGAGAAGAAGGGCATGCCTGAGCCGGTGAAGGAAAAAGCCCTCAAGGAGCTCAAGCGCCTGGAAAGGATGCAGCCTGGCTCCCCCGAGGCCACGGTAAGCCGCACCTACCTGGACTGGCTCCTGGACGTGCCCTGGACCGAAGCGGACCCCGAGGTCCTGGACATCGCCGTCACCAAGCGCGTCCTGGACGAGGACCACTACGGCCTCAAGGACGTCAAGGAGCGCATCCTGGAGTACCTGGCGGTCCGCCAGCTCACCCAGGGCAAGGAGGTGCGGGGCCACGCCCCCATCCTCTGCTTCGTGGGGCCGCCCGGGGTGGGCAAGACCTCCTTGGGCAAGAGCATCGCCCGGAGCATGAACCGCAAGTTCCACCGCATCTCCCTGGGCGGGGTGCGGGACGAGGCGGAGATCCGGGGCCACCGCCGCACCTACATCGGGGCGCTTCCCGGCAAGATCATCCAGGGGATGAAGCAGGTGGGGGTGGTGAACCCCGTCTTCCTCCTGGACGAGATTGACAAGCTCTCCTCCGACTGGCGGGGGGACCCGGCCTCGGCCCTTTTGGAGGTCTTGGACCCCGAGCAGAACCACACCTTCACCGACCACTACCTGGACGTGCCCTACGACCTCTCCAAGGTCTTCTTCATCACCACCGCCAACACCCTTGCCACCATCCCCAGGCCCCTTCTGGACCGGATGGAGGTGATTGAGATCCCCGGGTACACCCTGCCGGAAAAGCGGGCCATCGCCCGCCACTTCCGCTGGCCCTTCCAGGTGAAGGAGGCGGGGCTCGAGGGGAAGCTGGAAATCACCGATGCCGCCATTGACCGCATCGTGCAGGAGTACACCCGGGAGGCGGGGGTGCGCAACCTGGACCGGGAGCTCTCCAAGGTGGCCCGCAAAGCGGCCAAGGACTACCTGGAGGCCCCTTGGGAGGGGGTGCGGGTTGTGGAGGCGAAGGACCTCGAGGCCTACCTGGGCGTGCCCAAGTACCGCCCCGACCGGGCAGAAAAGGTCCCCCAGGTGGGGGCGGCCCAAGGCCTGGCCTGGACCCCTTACGGGGGCGCCCTCCTCACCATTGAGGCGGTGGCCGTGCCCGGCACGGGCAAGTTGAACCTCACGGGCAACCTGGGGGAGGTGATGAAGGAGTCCGCTCACGCCGCCCTTACCTACCTAAGGGCCCACCGGGAGGAGTGGGGCTTGCCTGAGGGCTTCCACAAAGACTTTGACCTCCACGTGCACGTGCCGGAAGGGGCCACGCCCAAAGACGGCCCCTCCGCCGGCATCACCATGGCCACCGCCCTGGCCAGCGCTCTCACGGGCCGCCCGGTGCGCATGGACATCGCCATGACCGGGGAGATCACCCTAAGGGGCAAGGTCCTCCCCATCGGGGGGGTCAAGGAAAAGCTCCTCGCCGCCCACCAGGCGGGCATCCATAGGGTGATCCTGCCCAAGGAAAACGAAGCCGAGCTCAAGGAGGTGCCGGAGGAAATCCTCAAGGACCTTGAGATTACCTTCGTGGAGGAGGTGGGAGAGGTCCTGAGGCTCCTCCTCCTGCCCCCTCCTCCCCCGCCCGTGGGCGCAGGGGACCGGCCGCAACCGGGCGCAGGGGCCTAGGGCAACGCCTCCTTTCGGTTGGCGTTCACAAACACCTCCCGGCCAAACCGGGCCACCACCTCTTCTGGCGCCACGAGGGTAGCCCCCAGGGCCTCCACTACCCGCCGCAGGAGGAAGTCCCCCTCCCGGATCTGCCCTTCCACCTGGGGCAGGCAGTCCTTGTGGTAAAAGGCCATGAGGGGTTCCAGGTGGCCTTCCGGGTTCACCGGCACCACCACGGGGTAGGAGGACTCTAGGGCCTTTTCATAGAGGAAGTCCCAGTAGGCTTGGGAAAGGAAGGGAAGGTCCGTGGCCGCCACCGCCACCCAAGGGTTTTGGGCGTGGACCAAGGCCGAGTGGAGCCCAGAGAGGCTATCCGCCCCTGGAAGGAGGTCCGGGTATACGGGCACGCCAAAGCCCTCGTAGGGGCGGTTCGCCACGATAAAGCGCTCC
It includes:
- a CDS encoding sulfite exporter TauE/SafE family protein, which codes for MSLLIGFLGGAFGGLVGLGGGTVMIPLMVGVLRLSQHKAHGTSLVAVFFTGLVGAFTYGLQGSLDLKAAFFLALTAILTARLGARYAHGLPERELKRAFGWFLVAVSFLLLLRPYLAPMGLVRGEVLEDLTLLLAGALTGFLSGMMGVGGGTIMVPAMVLLLGMPQHTAQGTSLLAMVPASLVGAYTHLRLGNVEEKLALGLVPGVLVGTFFGGELAHFLPEGALRVVFAAVLLWTGWRYVRPSGGRK
- a CDS encoding 2-hydroxyacid dehydrogenase → MRVFVTRTLPGKALERLRERGLKVEVHEGLFLPREELLRKVEGVHGLIPTVEDRIDAEVMDRAGKTLKVIACYSVGVDHVDLEAARQRGIRVTHTPDVLTEATADLTLALLLAVARRVVEGVDYAREGRWRAWHPELLLGLDLEGLTLGLVGMGRIGQAVAKRALAFGMRVVYTSRTPKPLPHPFLPLEDLLATADIVSLHAPLTPETHRLLNRERLFAMKPGSILINTARGGLVDTEALVEALKGHLFGAGLDVTDPEPLPPGHPLYALKNAVITPHIGSAGRRTRERMAEVAVENLLSVLEGRKPPNPVV
- a CDS encoding molybdenum cofactor guanylyltransferase — protein: MYSGAVLAGGRSRRFGEDKALFPYRGKPLLAWVLESLSGAKERFIVANRPYEGFGVPVYPDLLPGADSLSGLHSALVHAQNPWVAVAATDLPFLSQAYWDFLYEKALESSYPVVVPVNPEGHLEPLMAFYHKDCLPQVEGQIREGDFLLRRVVEALGATLVAPEEVVARFGREVFVNANRKEALP
- a CDS encoding SPW repeat protein, whose protein sequence is MTRWQDWANLVLGVWLILSPWLLGFSGTPAAMWNAVIVGVVVGLMALMHLRGGPLWEEWVNVLLGVWLILSPWILGFSGEANALWNALIVGVLVGALALSVTREKPKAA
- a CDS encoding dihydroorotase; translated protein: MILIKNVRLVDARGERGPADVLIGEGRILSLEGGEAERVIDGTGLFLAPGFLDLHAHLREPGEEVKEELATGLLAAVRGGYTDVVSMPNTKPPVDAPEAVRALKEKAEALGLARLHPAAALTLGQEGKHLAPAGLLKAAGAALLTDDGRTNEDAGVLALGLLQAAPLGLPVAVHAEDATLRRGGVMNDGALADLLGLPGNPPEAEAARIARDLEVLRYALRRGQARPHLHIQHLSTRRGLELVREAKRAGLPVTAEATPHHLTLTEEALKGFDPLFKVAPPLRTKEDQEALLEGLLDGTLDAIATDHAPHTPAEKEMDLLRAPFGIPSLEVAFPLLYTELHLKRGFPLPRLVALFTDGPRRVLGLKPLHLEAGAEASLVLLSPKEKPVDPKAFASKARFSPWAGWVLGGWPVLTLVAGRVAHEALE
- the pyrR gene encoding bifunctional pyr operon transcriptional regulator/uracil phosphoribosyltransferase PyrR, coding for MRFKAELMNAEEMRRALYRIAHEIVEANKGVEGLVLIGIHTRGIPLAERIARYILGFEGKEVPVGTLDITLYRDDLTEIGVRPKVRETRIPFDLTGKAVVLVDDVLYTGRTARAALDALMDLGRPKRIYLAVLVDRGHRELPIRADFVGKNVPTAKSEVVKVKVQEVDGEDRVELWEREGL
- the lon gene encoding endopeptidase La, whose protein sequence is MKDVLRLELPVLPLRNTVILPHTTTGVDVGRPKSKKAVEEALAADRLIFLVAQKDPEVDDPTPEDLYGVGTLAVVKQAMRLPDGTLQVMVEARNRVRLQGFVAAPYLRALGEVLPEPPLADPGLARVLVNEVQEAFERYLQNHKTLRLDRYQQEAIRSTLDPAILADLVAHHATWSLEEKQDLLETPEVEERLKKVLALLLRDLERFELDKKIAARVKEQMDQNQREYYLREQMKAIQKELGGGEDFLTEIEELRERIEKKGMPEPVKEKALKELKRLERMQPGSPEATVSRTYLDWLLDVPWTEADPEVLDIAVTKRVLDEDHYGLKDVKERILEYLAVRQLTQGKEVRGHAPILCFVGPPGVGKTSLGKSIARSMNRKFHRISLGGVRDEAEIRGHRRTYIGALPGKIIQGMKQVGVVNPVFLLDEIDKLSSDWRGDPASALLEVLDPEQNHTFTDHYLDVPYDLSKVFFITTANTLATIPRPLLDRMEVIEIPGYTLPEKRAIARHFRWPFQVKEAGLEGKLEITDAAIDRIVQEYTREAGVRNLDRELSKVARKAAKDYLEAPWEGVRVVEAKDLEAYLGVPKYRPDRAEKVPQVGAAQGLAWTPYGGALLTIEAVAVPGTGKLNLTGNLGEVMKESAHAALTYLRAHREEWGLPEGFHKDFDLHVHVPEGATPKDGPSAGITMATALASALTGRPVRMDIAMTGEITLRGKVLPIGGVKEKLLAAHQAGIHRVILPKENEAELKEVPEEILKDLEITFVEEVGEVLRLLLLPPPPPPVGAGDRPQPGAGA
- a CDS encoding quinone-dependent dihydroorotate dehydrogenase, translated to MHRLLFALDPETAHEVALKALAWWSERGPLLEAPARLLRVEDPRLTVEALGLTFPNPLGLAAGMDKDARALGAWWALGFGFAEVGTLTPRPQEGNPRPRLFRLLEDHALINRMGFNNQGALEAAKRLEAFRARGLPFPVGVNLGKNRETPLGRAAEDYLEALRLLEPHGDYFVLNVSSPNTPGLRTLQEGPFLDELLSRLRPATAKPLLLKVALDLSFAALDQVAALALKHRLEGLVAVNTTLSREGLRSPLAREAGGLSGRPLKGRALEVLKHLAQVPGLTLVSVGGIETPEDAWERLRAGASLLQVYTGFVYGGPLFPRRLLKGLLSLMEAEGLKALGELQTVRTQPQRNASSTGET
- a CDS encoding aspartate carbamoyltransferase catalytic subunit: MRHLLDFQGWTRAQVESLLDTAKVMREVLERPVKKVPALQGFTVATVFFEPSTRTRISFELAARRMSADVVSFTAATSSLQKGESYKDTLLTLEAMGIDAYVIRADAAGVPHQATRWVKGAVINGGDGRRAHPTQALLDAYTLLEALGTLEGKKVAIVGDILHSRVARSNAELLSLLGAEVWCAGPPSLLPEALPGARLTPSLEEALREADAVMVLRLQKERMETGLVHLDDYIARYQVTERRLGLAKPQAPLLHPGPMNRDVELEGALADSERSLVNRQVQNGVAVRMAVLYHLLVGREGA